Proteins encoded within one genomic window of Vairimorpha necatrix chromosome 3, complete sequence:
- a CDS encoding ubiquitin-like protein — protein MVKLQVVTGGTTLHLEIQDLNVSIEDFKKAVEDIMPEDKKIPSDQQILYIKQKKLESGKKLSDYISEKDEGERVFALKKTKSSLNNTKAPQTNPYKKEEINNPYPQQMNYSPQNNMAYNPYMPNQNYMPNQNYMPNSNMGYPPQHNGFSQNNMPGQNMKLSKEMIDMVMNNPTFFDQMIDVQTQGMSPEMKENFKQSTMNAFKMLQNDPSILDRINQMSGFGSPQMGYPPQIGYPPQMGYNPPYQPMYYGGYPPYSPQPPQSPGQYKTQYSGQLTALKEMGFTDEEENLKALIKANGDINYALDLLRKDANFPQN, from the coding sequence ATGGTGAAACTTCAAGTAGTGACAGGAGGCACAACTTTACATTTAGAAATACAAGACCTAAATGTATCAATAGAAGACTTCAAGAAGGCAGTAGAAGATATTATGCCTGAAGATAAGAAGATCCCAAGTGACCAGcagattttatatattaagcAGAAGAAACTTGAGTCAGGGAAGAAACTCAGTGACTACATAAGTGAGAAAGATGAGGGAGAAAGGGTCTTCGCCCTTAAGAAGACCAAGTCTAGTCTGAATAATACTAAGGCACCACAGACTAATCCTTATAAGAAAGAAGAGATTAATAATCCATATCCTCAGCAGATGAATTATTCCCCACAGAATAATATGGCTTATAATCCTTATATGCCTAATCAAAACTATATGCCTAATCAGAATTACATGCCTAATTCTAATATGGGTTACCCACCACAACATAACGGGTTTAGTCAAAATAACATGCCCGGTCAGAATATGAAATTGAGTAAGGAAATGATTGATATGGTCATGAATAATCCAACTTTCTTCGATCAGATGATCGATGTCCAGACTCAAGGCATGTCTCCAGAAATGAAAGAGAATTTTAAGCAGTCCACAATGAACGCCTTTAAAATGCTCCAAAATGACCCCTCGATCTTGGACAGGATAAATCAAATGTCTGGATTTGGGAGTCCCCAGATGGGATATCCTCCTCAAATTGGCTACCCTCCTCAAATGGGGTATAATCCCCCTTATCAGCCCATGTATTACGGGGGATACCCTCCTTACTCCCCTCAGCCTCCTCAGTCTCCTGGGCAGTATAAGACACAGTACAGTGGCCAATTGACTGCTCTAAAAGAGATGGGATTTACAgatgaagaagaaaatcttaAAGCACTTATAAAAGCAAATGGAGATATTAATTATGCCTTAGATTTATTAAGGAAAGATGCCAATTTCCCccaaaattaa